A section of the Nymphaea colorata mitochondrion, complete genome genome encodes:
- the atp6 gene encoding ATPase subunit 6, translating into MLAAAEYLHGESQDLGFLESFVNDLETAGIGSEAFQYAVPPISSPLEQFAILPFLDIHIGNFFFSFTNSSLFMLLTISLVLLLVHLVTKNGGGNLVPNAWQSLVELIYDFVLNLVNEQIGGLSGNVQQKFFPCILVTFTFLLFCNLQGMIPYSFTVTSHFIITLGLSFSLFIGITIVGFQRNGLHFLSFLLPAGVPLPLAPFLVLLELISYCFRALSLGIRLFANMMAGHSLVKILSGFAWTMLCMNNLFYFIGDLGPLFIVLALTGLELGVAILQAYVFTILICIYLNDATNLHQRIDELNDLFIIEQKHKKICFDLIDGTLLAGQKKRP; encoded by the coding sequence ATGCTAGCTGCGGCCGAATATTTACATGGCGAAAGCCAGGATTTGGGTTTTCTTGAAAGTCTTGTCAATGATTTAGAAACAGCGGGGATCGGAAGTGAGGCCTTTCAGTATGCCGTTCCACCGATCTCCAGCCCACTGGAGCAATTTGCCATTCCCCCATTTCTGGATATTCATATTGGAAACTTTTCTTTCTCATTCACAAATCCATCTTTGTTCATGCTGCTGACTATCAGTTTGGTCCTGCTTCTGGTTCATTTGGTTACTAAAAACGGAGGAGGAAACTCAGTACCAAATGCTTGGCAATCCTTGGTAGAGCTGATTCATGATTTCGTGCCGAACCCGGTGAACGAACAAATAGGTGGTCTTTCCGGAAATGTTCAACAAAAGTTTTTCCCTCGCATCTCGGTCACTTTTACTTTTTCGTTATTTCGTAATCCCCAGGGTATGATACCTTATAGCTTCACAGTGACAAGTCATTTTATCATTACTTTGGGTCCCTCATTTCCTCTTTTTATTGGCATTACTATAGTGGGATTTCAAAGAAATGGGCTTCATTTTTTAAGCTTCTCATTACCCGCAGGAGTCCCACTGCCGTTAGCACCTTTCTTAGTACTCCTTGAGCCAATCCCTCATTGTTTTCGCGCATTAAGCTCAGGAATACGTTTATTTGCTAATATGATGGCCGGTCATAGTTCAGTCAAGATTTTAAGTGGGTCCGCTTGGACTATGCTATGTATGAATAATCTCTTCTATTTCATAGGAGATCTTGGTCCTTTATTTATAGTTCTTGCATTAACCGGTCCGGAATTAGGTGTAGCTATATCACAAGCTCATGTTTCTACGATCTCAATCTGTATTTACTTGAATGATGCTACAAATCTCCATCAAAGAATAGATGAATTGAATGATTTGTTTATAATTGAACAAAAACACAAAAAAATCTGTTTTGATTTGATTGATGGGACACTATTGGCAGGGCAGAAAAAAAGGCCCTAA